From the genome of Lasioglossum baleicum chromosome 13, iyLasBale1, whole genome shotgun sequence, one region includes:
- the LOC143215319 gene encoding uncharacterized protein LOC143215319: protein MAATTMSHVFEYENELNDNLYNLKMSGKSKASSMRLRRALKPILRLLKKKTTGKSGKSKEQKAVPQVEVFTEEVDNQNNANEALERRLLAELEDAEEGAAITVCLDGQMTVVPVVPGQCYVPVHFAHTHAGDFYWTTLSMADSDLCYKERAFSQHQTPEMQVA, encoded by the coding sequence ATGGCCGCCACCACGATGAGCCACGTGTTCGAGTACGAGAACGAGCTGAACGACAACCTCTACAACTTGAAGATGTCCGGCAAGAGCAAGGCGAGCAGCATGCGGCTCAGACGTGCTCTGAAGCCAATCCTCAGGCTGCTCAAGAAGAAGACAACCGGCAAATCCGGCAAATCCAAGGAGCAGAAAGCGGTGCCGCAAGTGGAGGTCTTCACCGAGGAGGTCGACAACCAGAACAACGCGAACGAGGCCCTCGAGAGAAGACTTCTCGCAGAACTCGAAGACGCTGAGGAGGGTGCTGCCATCACTGTCTGCCTTGACGGGCAAATGACGGTGGTGCCGGTTGTACCGGGTCAGTGCTACGTGCCCGTGCATTTCGCCCACACCCACGCCGGAGACTTCTACTGGACAACCTTGAGCATGGCCGATAGTGATCTGTGCTACAAAGAGCGCGCATTCTCGCAACACCAAACGCCCGAGAtgcaagttgcgtga